A single window of Leptolyngbya ohadii IS1 DNA harbors:
- a CDS encoding UPF0182 family protein — MVQTKPARFNFLRLIAAIVAFLLAIDLLTFLLGEWFWFQEVDYPSVFRARLTTQVLLGLLTVGITLWVWLSQWRRAQGHAKAVPDGGEFWHGMGMARLLPLVLLLSLTIALLAANYGQAMLQHWRPRLLADVVGNAVSYRPPPIPASFRPQVVTEWGQQILSLQAGGRWLGGIVGGLLVGLLVLPQFFLGAIAVSLSLGFGLVMSEQWTTILAGLNSTPFNQTDPIFNRDLSFYIFRLPIWQLLQFWLVGLSVLIFCSVLLVYLRSNDSLSRGEFSGFTQAQRQHLYRLGGFWLLTVALSYWLDRYRLLFSPLGIVYGASFTNVRVDLPVYTVLSLAALLLAIGSLVIGFGGRQKGRNGNRNRPNVRKTSANRSTRPQSVTRSSTRSSSPNGFEFSNIGYPTAAASTVNRSTRRPIFRSQTSQVSQSSEPWLRFTSVTALIGFGVAAAIGGGVLPFVVQRLIVQPNELQLEQPYLARAIALTREAFDLSKIDVETFNPELTLTAEDIQRNDLTIDNIRLWDTRPLLETNRQLQRIRPYYEFPSADIDRYTLLNEDSTVTQQQVLIAARELDFNAVPQAAKTWVNEHLVYTHGYGFTVSPVNQVGEGGLPEYYIQGIPGTPSNDRIASSIPVGKPRIYFGEMTEPYVMTPTNTPELDYPSGSENVYNLYDGRGGVAIGQEWQRLLFAFYLRDWRILFNSDLTPDTRLMFRRTVQERIQTIAPFLQFDSNPYLVVADVGNKQWERGATRPTAGRAAPAPDEAYLYWMIDAYTISDRFPYSDPLGNSFNYVRNSVKILVDAYHGSVNFYVTDPDDPIIRTWQKVFPNMFQPLSEMPVALQRHIRYPVDLFKVQSNHLMTFHMTDPVVFYNREDLWRAPNEIYGNQTQRVDPYYLITKLPIGQSEEFILLLPFTPAQRNNLIAWMAARSDGEQYGRMLLYVFPKQELIFGPEQIEARINQDPVISQQIALWNREGSRAAQGNLLVIPIEQSLLYVEPLYLEAEQNQLPTLVRVIVAFANRIAMTETLEQSLTAIFKPPAAAPPIVRSVEDGALPVE; from the coding sequence ATGGTTCAAACTAAGCCTGCTCGCTTCAATTTTCTTCGGCTGATTGCCGCGATCGTCGCTTTTCTGCTGGCGATCGATTTGCTGACCTTCCTGCTGGGAGAATGGTTCTGGTTTCAGGAAGTCGATTATCCGTCGGTGTTTCGGGCACGGCTGACGACGCAGGTGCTTCTGGGGTTGCTGACGGTGGGAATTACCCTGTGGGTTTGGTTGAGCCAGTGGCGACGGGCGCAGGGTCACGCGAAGGCAGTTCCTGATGGGGGAGAGTTCTGGCATGGCATGGGGATGGCAAGGCTGCTGCCGCTGGTTTTGCTGCTGAGTTTAACGATCGCTCTACTGGCGGCAAATTACGGGCAGGCGATGCTTCAGCACTGGCGTCCCCGACTGCTGGCAGATGTGGTGGGGAATGCGGTTTCCTATCGTCCTCCTCCCATCCCGGCATCCTTTCGTCCACAGGTGGTAACGGAATGGGGACAGCAAATCTTATCGCTGCAAGCGGGAGGACGGTGGCTGGGAGGAATTGTTGGTGGGTTGCTGGTAGGTCTGCTGGTGCTGCCGCAGTTTTTCCTGGGGGCGATTGCAGTTTCGCTGAGTTTGGGATTTGGGCTGGTAATGTCCGAGCAGTGGACAACGATTCTGGCGGGATTAAATTCGACGCCGTTCAACCAGACCGACCCCATCTTTAATCGAGACTTGAGCTTCTATATCTTCCGGCTTCCCATCTGGCAGCTATTGCAGTTCTGGCTGGTGGGCTTGTCAGTGCTAATTTTCTGTTCCGTGCTGCTGGTCTATCTGCGATCGAATGACAGCCTGAGTCGGGGCGAGTTTAGCGGCTTTACCCAGGCGCAGCGGCAGCATCTCTATCGGCTGGGCGGCTTCTGGCTACTGACGGTGGCACTTAGCTACTGGCTCGATCGCTATCGGCTTCTCTTTTCGCCGCTGGGGATCGTTTACGGGGCAAGCTTTACCAATGTGCGGGTGGATTTGCCGGTCTATACAGTACTGAGCCTGGCTGCGCTGCTGCTAGCGATCGGTTCACTGGTGATCGGGTTTGGCGGGCGGCAAAAAGGACGAAATGGAAATCGCAATCGTCCGAACGTCAGGAAAACCTCTGCGAATCGCTCGACCCGTCCCCAATCTGTAACCCGATCGTCAACCCGATCGTCTTCCCCAAACGGATTTGAGTTTTCTAATATCGGCTATCCGACCGCTGCTGCCTCCACAGTGAATCGCTCGACCCGTCGCCCCATTTTTCGATCGCAGACCTCGCAGGTCTCCCAATCCTCTGAACCCTGGCTTCGCTTCACGTCGGTTACAGCTCTGATTGGTTTTGGCGTTGCAGCGGCGATCGGGGGAGGAGTTTTGCCCTTTGTGGTGCAAAGGCTGATTGTGCAGCCGAATGAACTTCAGTTGGAGCAGCCCTACCTGGCGCGGGCGATCGCCCTCACTCGCGAAGCGTTTGACCTGAGCAAAATTGACGTAGAGACGTTTAACCCAGAACTGACCCTGACCGCCGAAGATATCCAGCGCAACGATCTGACGATCGACAATATCCGCCTCTGGGATACCCGTCCCCTGCTGGAAACAAACCGCCAGCTTCAGCGAATTCGTCCCTACTACGAATTTCCGAGTGCGGATATCGATCGCTATACGCTCCTGAACGAGGACAGCACAGTTACTCAGCAGCAGGTTTTGATTGCCGCCCGTGAACTGGACTTTAATGCGGTGCCGCAGGCGGCAAAGACCTGGGTGAACGAACATCTCGTTTACACCCACGGCTATGGCTTTACCGTCAGTCCAGTGAATCAGGTCGGGGAGGGCGGGCTGCCCGAATACTATATCCAGGGAATTCCCGGTACGCCCAGCAACGATCGCATTGCTAGCAGCATTCCCGTCGGCAAACCGCGCATTTACTTCGGCGAAATGACCGAACCCTACGTGATGACCCCCACCAATACTCCCGAACTCGACTACCCCAGCGGCAGCGAAAATGTCTACAACCTCTACGATGGGCGCGGCGGCGTGGCGATTGGGCAGGAATGGCAGCGATTGCTGTTTGCGTTCTATTTGCGCGATTGGCGCATTTTGTTCAACAGCGACTTGACTCCCGATACCCGGCTGATGTTTCGCCGAACTGTGCAGGAACGGATTCAGACGATAGCCCCCTTCTTGCAGTTCGACAGCAATCCCTATCTGGTGGTCGCAGATGTCGGCAATAAGCAATGGGAGCGGGGCGCGACTCGTCCAACCGCTGGGCGAGCGGCTCCTGCACCGGATGAGGCATACCTGTACTGGATGATTGATGCCTATACGATTAGCGATCGGTTTCCCTACTCCGATCCGCTGGGGAATAGCTTCAACTACGTGCGAAACTCCGTCAAGATCCTGGTGGATGCCTATCATGGTTCTGTGAATTTCTACGTCACCGACCCGGACGACCCGATCATTCGCACCTGGCAGAAGGTTTTCCCGAATATGTTCCAGCCGTTGAGCGAAATGCCCGTTGCCCTTCAGCGTCACATTCGCTATCCGGTCGATCTGTTTAAAGTGCAGTCCAATCACCTGATGACCTTCCACATGACCGATCCCGTGGTGTTCTACAACCGGGAAGACCTGTGGCGTGCCCCAAATGAGATCTACGGCAACCAGACCCAGCGCGTCGATCCCTATTACCTGATTACCAAACTGCCGATCGGTCAAAGCGAAGAATTTATCCTGCTGCTGCCCTTCACCCCCGCCCAGCGAAATAACCTGATCGCCTGGATGGCGGCGCGATCGGACGGAGAACAGTACGGCAGAATGCTGCTCTATGTGTTTCCCAAGCAGGAACTTATCTTTGGTCCAGAGCAAATCGAAGCCCGCATCAATCAAGATCCAGTAATTTCCCAACAGATCGCTCTCTGGAACCGGGAAGGCTCTCGCGCTGCCCAGGGCAATTTATTAGTAATTCCAATCGAGCAATCCCTGCTCTACGTCGAGCCGCTGTACCTGGAAGCCGAGCAAAACCAGTTGCCCACGTTAGTTCGTGTCATCGTTGCCTTTGCCAACCGCATCGCCATGACCGAAACCCTGGAACAGTCTCTTACCGCGATTTTCAAGCCCCCCGCTGCCGCGCCTCCGATTGTGCGATCGGTTGAGGATGGAGCGCTGCCTGTGGAGTAA
- the ggt gene encoding gamma-glutamyltransferase, protein MSQIPRRVTRGAIAAGHSLSVEAGMEMFRLGGNAFDAVAAAACTSFAAEPMLTSPAGGGFLLAHPQSGQDVLFDFFTQTPCQKRDPAEVNFYPVIVDFGGVLQEFHIGLGSIATPGMMAGLFRVQQHLGRLPWSVVLEPAIHLARQGIEVTPFQAYNLKILSPIVLASTAAQALYAPGGNLLQAGDRMVLSDLADSLSEMALKGVDLFYRGEMGQQIVKDCQAQGGYLTRTDLEQYQVIERKPLRTDYRGNTVLTNPPPSAGGTLIAFALRLLEQIDLSQFKFGSIAHLRILAETMRLTNLVRQAGYDEQLDQPNFADRFLSREHLEEYGQPLQAIAGLGNVNLGNVNLGNVNLGDVNKRGSTTHVSAIDEDGNAASMTSSNGEGSSYVIPGTGIMMNNMLGEADLHPNGFHQWRENIRIASMMAPTIILQNNQPAIVLGSGGSNRIRTAILQVISNLLDFQMPIAQAVSSPRVHWEAGVFNLEPGFPDAGDDRTFPFDNVVERWQAQNMFYGGVHAVTHSLDGFAGAGDSRRSGEVGVQNE, encoded by the coding sequence ATGTCTCAGATTCCTCGTCGTGTAACTCGTGGTGCGATCGCCGCAGGACATTCGCTTTCAGTGGAAGCGGGCATGGAGATGTTTCGGCTGGGCGGGAATGCCTTTGATGCGGTGGCGGCGGCGGCTTGTACTTCCTTTGCAGCGGAGCCGATGCTCACTTCTCCGGCGGGCGGCGGTTTTTTGCTGGCACATCCCCAGAGCGGGCAGGATGTTCTGTTTGATTTTTTCACCCAAACGCCCTGCCAGAAGCGCGATCCGGCGGAGGTGAATTTTTATCCGGTGATAGTGGACTTTGGCGGCGTGTTGCAGGAGTTTCACATCGGGCTGGGGTCGATCGCCACTCCGGGCATGATGGCGGGGCTGTTTCGCGTCCAGCAGCACTTAGGTCGCTTGCCCTGGTCGGTGGTGCTGGAGCCTGCAATCCATCTGGCGCGGCAGGGCATTGAGGTGACGCCGTTTCAAGCGTATAACCTGAAGATTCTCAGTCCGATTGTGCTTGCCTCCACTGCGGCTCAGGCGCTCTATGCACCGGGGGGAAATTTGCTACAAGCGGGCGATCGCATGGTGCTGTCCGATCTGGCGGATAGCTTGAGTGAAATGGCGCTCAAAGGGGTGGATTTGTTTTATCGGGGGGAGATGGGGCAGCAAATCGTCAAGGACTGTCAGGCGCAGGGAGGCTATCTGACGCGGACGGATCTGGAGCAGTATCAGGTGATTGAACGGAAGCCGCTGCGAACTGACTATCGAGGCAATACCGTGCTGACAAATCCACCCCCCAGTGCCGGAGGAACCCTGATCGCCTTTGCGCTGAGGCTATTGGAACAGATTGATTTATCCCAGTTTAAGTTTGGCTCGATCGCCCATCTGCGTATTCTGGCGGAAACCATGCGGCTGACCAATTTGGTGCGGCAGGCAGGCTACGACGAGCAGTTAGACCAGCCCAATTTTGCCGATCGGTTTCTGTCCAGGGAACATCTGGAAGAGTACGGGCAGCCGTTGCAGGCAATCGCAGGCTTGGGCAACGTCAATCTGGGTAATGTCAATCTGGGTAATGTCAATCTGGGAGACGTGAATAAACGGGGCAGTACGACTCACGTTAGCGCGATCGATGAGGACGGCAACGCGGCAAGTATGACCTCTTCTAATGGAGAAGGCTCTTCCTACGTGATTCCTGGCACCGGAATTATGATGAACAATATGCTGGGCGAGGCGGATCTGCACCCGAACGGGTTTCATCAGTGGCGAGAAAATATTCGCATTGCCTCCATGATGGCTCCCACAATTATTCTGCAAAACAACCAGCCTGCGATCGTCCTGGGGTCGGGCGGCTCGAACCGTATTCGCACTGCCATTTTGCAGGTGATTTCCAATCTGCTGGACTTCCAGATGCCGATCGCGCAAGCCGTTTCCAGTCCGCGAGTCCACTGGGAGGCGGGTGTGTTCAACCTGGAACCCGGATTTCCGGATGCGGGAGACGATCGAACTTTCCCCTTTGATAATGTGGTGGAACGCTGGCAGGCACAAAACATGTTCTATGGCGGTGTTCATGCCGTAACGCATAGTCTAGACGGATTTGCCGGAGCAGGAGACAGCAGACGCAGTGGCGAGGTTGGAGTGCAGAATGAATAA
- a CDS encoding CHAT domain-containing protein, whose translation MKRILVLSANPQNTSQLRLAEEVREIDEGLRRSSHREQFELISRGAVRLQDFRRHMLEVKPHLLHFSGHGAGEHGLVLEDDSGKAHFLETEQLAAMFKLFANRGLECVLLNACYSEIQAKAINQAVPYVIGMNQAIGDRAAVTFAVAFYDTLGAGEPIDFAFELAKTQLIGLREDQKLVLFTNPDAVLPEKADAKANGKADGKIKSPQNSAAANPDAGEQVLKLLQILLPSQFEQVVFKYKVPPSHLSVNTPQSQRSIEVIRYAEQKEGESLTQLLTVIYQVAPHLEAKHG comes from the coding sequence ATGAAACGGATCTTAGTGCTGTCCGCAAATCCGCAAAATACGTCTCAACTGCGGCTGGCTGAAGAAGTCCGCGAAATTGATGAAGGGCTGAGGCGATCGTCCCATCGAGAACAGTTTGAGCTAATTTCCAGAGGTGCGGTGCGGTTGCAGGATTTCCGCCGCCATATGCTGGAAGTCAAGCCCCATCTGCTTCACTTTAGCGGGCACGGTGCCGGGGAGCATGGTCTCGTTCTGGAAGACGACAGCGGCAAAGCCCATTTCCTAGAAACGGAGCAACTGGCAGCCATGTTTAAGCTGTTTGCCAACCGGGGATTGGAATGCGTCCTGCTGAATGCCTGCTACTCCGAAATTCAGGCAAAAGCGATCAATCAAGCCGTCCCCTATGTGATCGGGATGAATCAGGCGATCGGTGATCGGGCAGCAGTGACGTTTGCAGTAGCTTTCTACGACACTCTGGGCGCGGGAGAACCGATCGATTTCGCCTTTGAACTCGCCAAAACTCAGCTAATTGGGCTGCGGGAAGATCAGAAATTAGTACTGTTCACAAATCCAGATGCAGTTCTGCCTGAGAAAGCAGATGCAAAAGCAAATGGAAAAGCAGATGGAAAAATAAAATCGCCTCAAAATTCTGCCGCAGCTAATCCCGATGCGGGTGAACAGGTTCTGAAATTACTGCAAATTCTATTACCCTCCCAATTTGAGCAGGTTGTTTTCAAATACAAAGTGCCGCCCTCCCATCTTTCGGTTAATACGCCCCAGTCACAGCGATCGATCGAGGTCATTCGCTACGCGGAACAAAAAGAAGGGGAATCGCTAACACAACTGCTCACGGTCATTTATCAAGTTGCACCGCATCTGGAGGCAAAGCATGGCTGA
- a CDS encoding nSTAND1 domain-containing NTPase, which yields MADQDDLLDRLQQLNESQIEELIYRLQVNRAHLSAGSASLNQRSIELIRYLEPQIDGLKRLRSYLEEMLVPADFDDPALLPACPYQGLFAFQEEDAAYFFGRDAFIQDWVQKDGSVRQGIVRLVETKPLVAVVGASGSGKSSLVFAGLVPRLRRSGNWLIESMRPEKQPFFRLAVALLRQLEPELSRIDRTNKANTLAENIQKYGIANYVSEILQGHSGQKLLLIVDQFEELYTQCAVAERDRFIEVLLEGMNRAIGLRMVLTLRADFCGQAYAYRPLADALQGADLKLGPMNREELQEAIERPAQLMQVNFEEGLTDWLLDDVGQEAGNLPLLEFALTELWKMQRQKKLLYQAYTRLGGVARALANHADTVYARLSPEDQKRSQRIFVQLVRPGDGTEDTRRVASRAEVGTENWDLVTRLAGEDARLVVTGRNQETVEIVHEALLREWRYLRNWMEQDRTFRVWQEGLRFARRQWQQSGQDETALLDGFLLSEAEAWQSKRPEDLSPEDESFIQKSKEVHVERELEKLRMQLELETERKQREAAEQANRILAKAQTKAKQIVRFGFVVMGLSIGLGILFIAVFPWSAIFLNNRGYEKLQAKDHHGALRDFNLAVMLKPDYVMAWYNKGLTYEELGEPSLAAANYKAAVAEKYPPAYNNLGRLEIIHTRNFNRAVELLEEGLRLDPDDETKYSLLKNLGWAKWKLADYAAAKQNLLTAIAVNDRRASAYCLLAQVQEEEQTKSDARQNWEKCLSLGNPDYFDERGWMEMARIRLEPKLNQ from the coding sequence ATGGCTGATCAGGATGATTTACTCGATCGGCTCCAGCAGTTAAACGAAAGCCAGATTGAGGAGCTAATTTATCGGTTGCAGGTCAATCGCGCCCACCTGAGCGCCGGATCAGCCAGTTTAAACCAGCGATCGATCGAGTTAATTCGCTACTTAGAACCGCAAATTGATGGGCTAAAACGGCTGCGCTCCTATCTGGAAGAGATGCTGGTGCCTGCCGACTTTGACGATCCTGCTTTGTTGCCTGCCTGTCCCTATCAGGGATTGTTCGCGTTTCAGGAGGAGGATGCCGCGTACTTCTTTGGACGGGATGCGTTTATTCAGGACTGGGTTCAGAAGGACGGTTCTGTGCGGCAGGGGATAGTGCGCCTGGTAGAAACAAAGCCGCTGGTTGCAGTGGTCGGCGCATCGGGGAGCGGGAAATCATCGCTGGTGTTTGCAGGACTGGTACCCCGGCTGAGGCGATCGGGCAATTGGTTGATTGAATCCATGCGTCCGGAGAAGCAGCCTTTTTTTCGATTGGCGGTTGCCCTGCTGCGGCAGCTTGAGCCAGAGCTAAGCCGGATCGATCGCACGAATAAAGCCAACACACTGGCAGAAAACATTCAAAAATATGGCATTGCAAATTATGTGTCGGAAATTTTGCAGGGGCATTCGGGGCAAAAATTGCTGCTGATCGTTGACCAGTTTGAGGAGCTATATACCCAATGTGCGGTGGCAGAACGCGATCGATTCATTGAGGTGCTGCTGGAGGGCATGAACCGGGCGATCGGACTCAGGATGGTGCTGACGCTGCGGGCTGACTTTTGTGGACAGGCTTATGCCTATCGTCCGCTAGCGGATGCGTTACAGGGAGCCGACCTCAAGCTGGGACCGATGAACCGGGAAGAACTGCAAGAAGCGATCGAGCGTCCTGCTCAGCTCATGCAGGTGAACTTTGAGGAAGGGCTGACGGACTGGCTGCTGGATGATGTGGGGCAGGAGGCGGGGAATTTGCCTTTGCTCGAATTTGCCCTGACGGAACTCTGGAAAATGCAGCGGCAAAAGAAGTTGCTTTATCAGGCATATACCCGTTTAGGGGGCGTTGCCAGGGCGCTGGCGAATCATGCAGACACAGTTTATGCCCGGTTAAGTCCAGAAGACCAGAAACGATCGCAGCGGATTTTTGTGCAGCTTGTGCGTCCGGGAGACGGAACGGAGGATACGCGCAGAGTGGCAAGCCGTGCAGAAGTGGGGACAGAAAATTGGGATTTAGTCACCCGTTTAGCGGGAGAAGATGCCCGACTGGTCGTGACGGGACGCAATCAGGAAACGGTAGAAATTGTCCATGAGGCACTGTTGCGGGAATGGCGATATTTGCGGAACTGGATGGAGCAGGATCGCACGTTTCGAGTCTGGCAGGAAGGATTACGATTTGCCCGACGACAGTGGCAGCAGAGCGGACAGGATGAAACCGCTTTACTGGATGGTTTTCTCCTGAGCGAAGCAGAAGCATGGCAGAGCAAACGCCCGGAGGATTTGAGTCCGGAGGATGAATCTTTTATTCAAAAAAGCAAAGAGGTTCACGTTGAGAGGGAACTGGAAAAACTAAGAATGCAGCTGGAACTGGAAACAGAACGGAAGCAAAGGGAAGCCGCAGAACAGGCAAATCGTATATTGGCGAAAGCGCAAACAAAAGCAAAACAGATTGTCCGGTTTGGCTTTGTCGTGATGGGTTTGAGTATTGGGCTGGGAATTTTGTTTATTGCCGTATTTCCCTGGTCAGCGATCTTTCTAAACAATCGCGGATACGAAAAGTTGCAAGCGAAGGATCATCATGGAGCATTACGAGATTTCAATTTAGCCGTTATGCTTAAGCCAGACTATGTAATGGCTTGGTATAACAAAGGGTTAACTTACGAGGAGCTCGGAGAACCCAGTTTAGCCGCTGCAAACTATAAAGCTGCTGTAGCAGAAAAGTATCCTCCTGCTTACAATAATCTCGGTCGCCTGGAGATTATTCACACCCGAAATTTTAATAGGGCAGTTGAACTCCTGGAAGAGGGACTTCGCTTAGATCCAGATGATGAAACCAAGTATTCGCTGTTAAAGAATTTAGGATGGGCAAAATGGAAATTAGCAGACTATGCTGCTGCAAAGCAAAACCTTTTGACTGCGATCGCAGTTAATGATCGTCGAGCTTCTGCCTACTGCTTGCTGGCTCAGGTTCAGGAAGAAGAACAGACAAAGAGTGACGCCAGGCAGAACTGGGAGAAATGTTTGTCTTTGGGTAATCCAGACTATTTTGATGAGCGTGGATGGATGGAGATGGCTCGAATCAGGCTTGAGCCAAAACTTAATCAATAG
- a CDS encoding tetratricopeptide repeat protein, with protein sequence MQYKSFWLGFVSLYSLCVIGGTPAQAQDTILAQSRVSPTPPRTNPPQATPLNCCPAENTPRARDCRTRNPNARICPAASTPVYSSSGSRGLTQITAEQLIQIGIAIAQGRATANDYNVLAYVNAVQGNSIAAETRYRQAIDLAQQQSDGSGEAIAREGLGNVLRDLDRTSEALPELTRASELYRGLGNTVRFNQIQQQVRDLPQFRDNPQLAPQFRPQVVPPVEQFRR encoded by the coding sequence ATGCAGTACAAATCATTCTGGCTCGGTTTCGTCAGCTTATACTCGCTTTGTGTCATTGGGGGCACTCCTGCCCAGGCTCAGGATACCATCCTGGCTCAGAGTCGGGTTTCTCCTACCCCTCCACGCACAAATCCTCCACAAGCTACACCTCTCAATTGTTGCCCTGCTGAAAATACTCCACGCGCTAGAGACTGCCGCACCAGAAATCCTAATGCACGCATCTGCCCGGCAGCTTCAACTCCCGTCTATAGTTCAAGTGGAAGCAGGGGACTCACGCAAATCACGGCTGAACAGCTGATACAAATTGGAATTGCGATCGCTCAAGGTCGAGCTACGGCAAATGACTATAATGTGCTGGCTTACGTGAATGCAGTGCAGGGTAACTCTATTGCGGCTGAAACCCGTTACCGTCAGGCAATCGATTTAGCCCAGCAGCAGTCTGATGGATCAGGGGAGGCGATCGCCCGTGAAGGATTGGGAAATGTTCTGCGAGATTTAGATAGAACCAGTGAAGCCCTACCGGAACTCACGCGAGCAAGCGAGCTATATCGAGGATTGGGAAACACGGTACGCTTTAATCAAATTCAGCAGCAGGTGCGGGATCTGCCGCAATTTAGAGATAACCCTCAGCTTGCACCCCAGTTTCGACCTCAGGTTGTTCCCCCAGTCGAACAGTTCAGACGGTAA